The following proteins are encoded in a genomic region of Nymphalis io chromosome 8, ilAglIoxx1.1, whole genome shotgun sequence:
- the LOC126770131 gene encoding actin-binding protein IPP-like: MSSTLYDKIFNKEGSRPYKCCEYASKVSINLNHFRRDGRFCDIDLISGKTKIKAHRVVLAASCEYFDAMFNVGLEESQKGRVVLPSVPPGILPMIIDFIYTGEIEIDKATVQHLMIAADMFQLRELVIGCGEFLKRELHPSNALGIFRFAETHNCTELAEEALAHAQANWNLVANGDELLELPLQQLITLLSSEQLKVDNEAQVLYPALKWLEYDPANRRRHCFEVLSKVRLPLISPQILGDAIKTVQDPSIVVALKTVRVDMNSGRGALVSLSAEPRARARRMLVVAGGSCHDAAPHPPHAADNILSSVLKFDLYKREWEELSSMCIARIQPGVAMLGGRVYAVGGEQGSQILANGEVYDPQTDKWSNIAPMKEARCEFGLTAWNGNLYAFGGWVGSDMGASVEVYDPISDEWTLSGRMPEPRFGMGVVNFEGLIYVVGGCTHTWRHTRDLLCYQPASRKWHALASMRHARSQAAAVVLGAHLYVIGGNAPRRTVLASVERYSFDDDSWEEVASLQQARAGCAAGAAHGMLLVAGGDSECAGERAFYRARTTLSSVELYEPVRDAWLAAPPLPHSRAEAGAALL, encoded by the exons ATGTCTTCAactttatatgataaaatttttaataaggaGGGTTCTAGGCCCTATAAATGTTGCGAATATGCTAGTAAGGTTTCTATAAATCTAAACCACTTTAGAAGAGATGGCAGATTTTGTGACATAGATCTCATATCtggaaaaacaaaaattaag GCACACAGAGTGGTACTAGCTGCAAGTTGTGAATATTTTGATGCCATGTTTAATGTAGGCTTAGAAGAGAGCCAGAAAGGTCGTGTGGTTCTACCAAGTGTACCTCCAGGCATACTTCCTatgattattgattttatatatacag GTGAAATTGAGATTGATAAGGCCACTGTGCAACATCTGATGATAGCAGCTGATATGTTTCAACTTAGAGAACTTGTTATTGGTTGTGgagaatttttaaaaagagaactACATCCATCAAATGCACTTGGGATATTCag gtTTGCAGAAACCCATAATTGTACAGAATTGGCTGAAGAAGCTTTGGCACATGCCCAGGCTAACTGGAATTTAGTTGCTAATGGAGATGAATTACTAGAGTTACCTTTGCAACAACTCATTACACTTTTGTCATCAGAGCAACTCAAAGTGGATAACGAAGCTcag GTTTTATATCCAGCACTAAAATGGCTGGAATATGATCCAGCAAACAGAAGACGTCACTGCTTTGAAGTTTTAAGTAAAGTTCGTCTACCACTTATTTCACCACAAATTTTAGGCGATGCAATTAAAACAGTACAAGATCCCTCCATAGTCGTCGCTTTGAAAACAGTGAGAGTCGATATG AATTCGGGGCGCGGCGCGCTGGTGTCGCTGTCGGCCGAGCCGCGGGCGCGCGCGCGTCGCATGCTGGTGGTGGCGGGCGGCTCGTGCCACGACGCCGCGCCGCACCCGCCGCACGCCGCCGACAACATTCTCTCCTCGGTTCTCAAGTTTGACTTATATAAAAG agaATGGGAGGAACTCTCGTCAATGTGTATAGCTCGTATACAACCAGGAGTCGCAATGTTGGGAGGCCGCGTTTATGCAGTGGGAGGAGAACAAGGAAGTCAGATATTGGCGAATGGTGAAGTGTATGATCCACAG actGATAAATGGTCAAATATAGCACCAATGAAAGAAGCTCGATGTGAATTTGGTCTTACCGCTTGGAACGGAAATCTATACGCCTTCGGCGGGTGGGTGGGGTCGGACATGGGTGCTTCCGTCGAGGTCTACGATCCTATATCCGACGAGTGGACATTATCTGGAAGAATGCCTGAACCGCGATTCGGAATGGGCGTCGTTAATTTTGAAG GTCTGATATACGTGGTGGGCGGCTGCACGCACACGTGGCGCCACACGCGCGACCTGCTGTGCTACCAGCCCGCGTCGCGCAAGTGGCACGCGCTGGCGTCCATGCGGCACGCGCGCAGCCAGGCCGCCGCCGTGGTGCTGGGCGCGCACCTCTACGTCATCGGCGGGAACGCGCCGCGCCGCACCGTGCTCGCCTCCGTCGAGAGATACAGCTTCGACGAC GACTCGTGGGAGGAGGTGGCGAGCCTGCAGCAGGCGCGCGCGGgctgcgcggcgggcgcggcccACGGCATGTTGCTGGTGGCGGGCGGCGACAGCGAGTGCGCGGGCGAGCGCGCCTTCTACCGCGCGCGCACCACGCTGTCGTCGGTGGAGCTGTACGAGCCCGTGCGCGACGCGTGGCTGGCGGCGCCACCGCTGCCGCACTCGCGCGCCGAGGCGGGCGCCGCCCTGCTCTGA
- the LOC126770133 gene encoding cyclic AMP response element-binding protein B isoform X6, whose product MDGMVEENGTSGASGVTDPLASAASSASTTPHVVVTSIVQLTLPTQAPSAQVQSVIQPNQQSVIQTASNIQSVQLPKGNVILVSKPSSVIHTTQGTLQTLQIKPEPNTLVSTQGQSCSDESCSDDENPKRNYREMLTRRPSYRKILNDLGGAEIAVIPAGALQTESGLHTLAVSGGTGGGAIVQYATNQDGQFYVPDQTRKRELRLLKNREAARECRRKKKEYIKCLENRVAVLENQNKALIEELKSLKELYCQQKTE is encoded by the exons ATGGACGGAATGGTGGAGGAGAACGGCACCTCTGGCGCATCAGGCGTCACAGACCCCTTGGCGAGTGCAGCTTCTTCGGCCAGCACCACGCCTCATGTCGTCGTTACCAGCATTGTACAACTTACGTTGCCAACGCAGGCACCATCGGCACAg gTTCAATCAGTTATACAACCTAATCAACAGTCTGTTATTCAGACAGCATCTAATATACAATCAGTGCAATTGCCCAAGGGAAATGTAATATTGGTTAGCAAACCAAGCTCTGTTATACACACTACCCAAGGAACTTTGCAAACTTTACAG atAAAGCCTGAACCAAACACATTAGTGAGTACACAAGGACAATCTTGCAGTGACGAAAGCTGTAGTGACGATGAAAACCCCAAAAGAAATTATAGAGAAATGTTAACCCGACGCCCCTCATATAGGAAAATACTGAATGACCTTGGTGGAGCCGAGATTGCAG TGATTCCAGCTGGTGCTTTGCAGACTGAAAGTGGTTTGCATACATTGGCCGTGTCAGGTGGCACTGGTGGTGGCGCGATAGTGCAATACGCGACAAATCAAGATGGGCAGTTTTATGTACCCg ATCAGACACGTAAACGTGAACTACGACTGTTAAAAAATCGTGAAGCAGCAAGAGAATGTAGACGCaagaaaaaagaatatataaaatgtcttgAGAACCGAGTTGCAGTGttagaaaatcaaaataaagcaCTCATAGAAGAGCTAAAATCACTAAAAGAACTATATTGCCAACAAAAAACAGAATGA
- the LOC126770133 gene encoding cyclic AMP response element-binding protein B isoform X1 gives MDGMVEENGTSGASGVTDPLASAASSASTTPHVVVTSIVQLTLPTQAPSAQVQSVIQPNQQSVIQTASNIQSVQLPKGNVILVSKPSSVIHTTQGTLQTLQIKPEPNTLVSTQGQSCSDESCSDDENPKRNYREMLTRRPSYRKILNDLGGAEIAENRMGNKAVLESEGSLSSSLSFAPVIPAGALQTESGLHTLAVSGGTGGGAIVQYATNQDGQFYVPGPILEDQTRKRELRLLKNREAARECRRKKKEYIKCLENRVAVLENQNKALIEELKSLKELYCQQKTE, from the exons ATGGACGGAATGGTGGAGGAGAACGGCACCTCTGGCGCATCAGGCGTCACAGACCCCTTGGCGAGTGCAGCTTCTTCGGCCAGCACCACGCCTCATGTCGTCGTTACCAGCATTGTACAACTTACGTTGCCAACGCAGGCACCATCGGCACAg gTTCAATCAGTTATACAACCTAATCAACAGTCTGTTATTCAGACAGCATCTAATATACAATCAGTGCAATTGCCCAAGGGAAATGTAATATTGGTTAGCAAACCAAGCTCTGTTATACACACTACCCAAGGAACTTTGCAAACTTTACAG atAAAGCCTGAACCAAACACATTAGTGAGTACACAAGGACAATCTTGCAGTGACGAAAGCTGTAGTGACGATGAAAACCCCAAAAGAAATTATAGAGAAATGTTAACCCGACGCCCCTCATATAGGAAAATACTGAATGACCTTGGTGGAGCCGAGATTGCAG aaaatCGCATGGGAAATAAAGCAGTATTGGAAAGTGAAGGGTCGCTGTCATCTTCTTTATCATTTGCTCCAG TGATTCCAGCTGGTGCTTTGCAGACTGAAAGTGGTTTGCATACATTGGCCGTGTCAGGTGGCACTGGTGGTGGCGCGATAGTGCAATACGCGACAAATCAAGATGGGCAGTTTTATGTACCCg GGCCTATCCTAGAAGATCAGACACGTAAACGTGAACTACGACTGTTAAAAAATCGTGAAGCAGCAAGAGAATGTAGACGCaagaaaaaagaatatataaaatgtcttgAGAACCGAGTTGCAGTGttagaaaatcaaaataaagcaCTCATAGAAGAGCTAAAATCACTAAAAGAACTATATTGCCAACAAAAAACAGAATGA
- the LOC126770133 gene encoding cyclic AMP response element-binding protein B isoform X2: MDGMVEENGTSGASGVTDPLASAASSASTTPHVVVTSIVQLTLPTQAPSAQVQSVIQPNQQSVIQTASNIQSVQLPKGNVILVSKPSSVIHTTQGTLQTLQIKPEPNTLVSTQGQSCSDESCSDDENPKRNYREMLTRRPSYRKILNDLGGAEIAENRMGNKAVLESEGSLSSSLSFAPVIPAGALQTESGLHTLAVSGGTGGGAIVQYATNQDGQFYVPEDQTRKRELRLLKNREAARECRRKKKEYIKCLENRVAVLENQNKALIEELKSLKELYCQQKTE; encoded by the exons ATGGACGGAATGGTGGAGGAGAACGGCACCTCTGGCGCATCAGGCGTCACAGACCCCTTGGCGAGTGCAGCTTCTTCGGCCAGCACCACGCCTCATGTCGTCGTTACCAGCATTGTACAACTTACGTTGCCAACGCAGGCACCATCGGCACAg gTTCAATCAGTTATACAACCTAATCAACAGTCTGTTATTCAGACAGCATCTAATATACAATCAGTGCAATTGCCCAAGGGAAATGTAATATTGGTTAGCAAACCAAGCTCTGTTATACACACTACCCAAGGAACTTTGCAAACTTTACAG atAAAGCCTGAACCAAACACATTAGTGAGTACACAAGGACAATCTTGCAGTGACGAAAGCTGTAGTGACGATGAAAACCCCAAAAGAAATTATAGAGAAATGTTAACCCGACGCCCCTCATATAGGAAAATACTGAATGACCTTGGTGGAGCCGAGATTGCAG aaaatCGCATGGGAAATAAAGCAGTATTGGAAAGTGAAGGGTCGCTGTCATCTTCTTTATCATTTGCTCCAG TGATTCCAGCTGGTGCTTTGCAGACTGAAAGTGGTTTGCATACATTGGCCGTGTCAGGTGGCACTGGTGGTGGCGCGATAGTGCAATACGCGACAAATCAAGATGGGCAGTTTTATGTACCCg AAGATCAGACACGTAAACGTGAACTACGACTGTTAAAAAATCGTGAAGCAGCAAGAGAATGTAGACGCaagaaaaaagaatatataaaatgtcttgAGAACCGAGTTGCAGTGttagaaaatcaaaataaagcaCTCATAGAAGAGCTAAAATCACTAAAAGAACTATATTGCCAACAAAAAACAGAATGA
- the LOC126770133 gene encoding cyclic AMP response element-binding protein B isoform X3 → MDGMVEENGTSGASGVTDPLASAASSASTTPHVVVTSIVQLTLPTQAPSAQVQSVIQPNQQSVIQTASNIQSVQLPKGNVILVSKPSSVIHTTQGTLQTLQIKPEPNTLVSTQGQSCSDESCSDDENPKRNYREMLTRRPSYRKILNDLGGAEIAENRMGNKAVLESEGSLSSSLSFAPVIPAGALQTESGLHTLAVSGGTGGGAIVQYATNQDGQFYVPDQTRKRELRLLKNREAARECRRKKKEYIKCLENRVAVLENQNKALIEELKSLKELYCQQKTE, encoded by the exons ATGGACGGAATGGTGGAGGAGAACGGCACCTCTGGCGCATCAGGCGTCACAGACCCCTTGGCGAGTGCAGCTTCTTCGGCCAGCACCACGCCTCATGTCGTCGTTACCAGCATTGTACAACTTACGTTGCCAACGCAGGCACCATCGGCACAg gTTCAATCAGTTATACAACCTAATCAACAGTCTGTTATTCAGACAGCATCTAATATACAATCAGTGCAATTGCCCAAGGGAAATGTAATATTGGTTAGCAAACCAAGCTCTGTTATACACACTACCCAAGGAACTTTGCAAACTTTACAG atAAAGCCTGAACCAAACACATTAGTGAGTACACAAGGACAATCTTGCAGTGACGAAAGCTGTAGTGACGATGAAAACCCCAAAAGAAATTATAGAGAAATGTTAACCCGACGCCCCTCATATAGGAAAATACTGAATGACCTTGGTGGAGCCGAGATTGCAG aaaatCGCATGGGAAATAAAGCAGTATTGGAAAGTGAAGGGTCGCTGTCATCTTCTTTATCATTTGCTCCAG TGATTCCAGCTGGTGCTTTGCAGACTGAAAGTGGTTTGCATACATTGGCCGTGTCAGGTGGCACTGGTGGTGGCGCGATAGTGCAATACGCGACAAATCAAGATGGGCAGTTTTATGTACCCg ATCAGACACGTAAACGTGAACTACGACTGTTAAAAAATCGTGAAGCAGCAAGAGAATGTAGACGCaagaaaaaagaatatataaaatgtcttgAGAACCGAGTTGCAGTGttagaaaatcaaaataaagcaCTCATAGAAGAGCTAAAATCACTAAAAGAACTATATTGCCAACAAAAAACAGAATGA
- the LOC126770133 gene encoding cyclic AMP response element-binding protein B isoform X4 → MDGMVEENGTSGASGVTDPLASAASSASTTPHVVVTSIVQLTLPTQAPSAQVQSVIQPNQQSVIQTASNIQSVQLPKGNVILVSKPSSVIHTTQGTLQTLQIKPEPNTLVSTQGQSCSDESCSDDENPKRNYREMLTRRPSYRKILNDLGGAEIAVIPAGALQTESGLHTLAVSGGTGGGAIVQYATNQDGQFYVPGPILEDQTRKRELRLLKNREAARECRRKKKEYIKCLENRVAVLENQNKALIEELKSLKELYCQQKTE, encoded by the exons ATGGACGGAATGGTGGAGGAGAACGGCACCTCTGGCGCATCAGGCGTCACAGACCCCTTGGCGAGTGCAGCTTCTTCGGCCAGCACCACGCCTCATGTCGTCGTTACCAGCATTGTACAACTTACGTTGCCAACGCAGGCACCATCGGCACAg gTTCAATCAGTTATACAACCTAATCAACAGTCTGTTATTCAGACAGCATCTAATATACAATCAGTGCAATTGCCCAAGGGAAATGTAATATTGGTTAGCAAACCAAGCTCTGTTATACACACTACCCAAGGAACTTTGCAAACTTTACAG atAAAGCCTGAACCAAACACATTAGTGAGTACACAAGGACAATCTTGCAGTGACGAAAGCTGTAGTGACGATGAAAACCCCAAAAGAAATTATAGAGAAATGTTAACCCGACGCCCCTCATATAGGAAAATACTGAATGACCTTGGTGGAGCCGAGATTGCAG TGATTCCAGCTGGTGCTTTGCAGACTGAAAGTGGTTTGCATACATTGGCCGTGTCAGGTGGCACTGGTGGTGGCGCGATAGTGCAATACGCGACAAATCAAGATGGGCAGTTTTATGTACCCg GGCCTATCCTAGAAGATCAGACACGTAAACGTGAACTACGACTGTTAAAAAATCGTGAAGCAGCAAGAGAATGTAGACGCaagaaaaaagaatatataaaatgtcttgAGAACCGAGTTGCAGTGttagaaaatcaaaataaagcaCTCATAGAAGAGCTAAAATCACTAAAAGAACTATATTGCCAACAAAAAACAGAATGA
- the LOC126770133 gene encoding cyclic AMP response element-binding protein B isoform X5: MDGMVEENGTSGASGVTDPLASAASSASTTPHVVVTSIVQLTLPTQAPSAQVQSVIQPNQQSVIQTASNIQSVQLPKGNVILVSKPSSVIHTTQGTLQTLQIKPEPNTLVSTQGQSCSDESCSDDENPKRNYREMLTRRPSYRKILNDLGGAEIAVIPAGALQTESGLHTLAVSGGTGGGAIVQYATNQDGQFYVPEDQTRKRELRLLKNREAARECRRKKKEYIKCLENRVAVLENQNKALIEELKSLKELYCQQKTE, encoded by the exons ATGGACGGAATGGTGGAGGAGAACGGCACCTCTGGCGCATCAGGCGTCACAGACCCCTTGGCGAGTGCAGCTTCTTCGGCCAGCACCACGCCTCATGTCGTCGTTACCAGCATTGTACAACTTACGTTGCCAACGCAGGCACCATCGGCACAg gTTCAATCAGTTATACAACCTAATCAACAGTCTGTTATTCAGACAGCATCTAATATACAATCAGTGCAATTGCCCAAGGGAAATGTAATATTGGTTAGCAAACCAAGCTCTGTTATACACACTACCCAAGGAACTTTGCAAACTTTACAG atAAAGCCTGAACCAAACACATTAGTGAGTACACAAGGACAATCTTGCAGTGACGAAAGCTGTAGTGACGATGAAAACCCCAAAAGAAATTATAGAGAAATGTTAACCCGACGCCCCTCATATAGGAAAATACTGAATGACCTTGGTGGAGCCGAGATTGCAG TGATTCCAGCTGGTGCTTTGCAGACTGAAAGTGGTTTGCATACATTGGCCGTGTCAGGTGGCACTGGTGGTGGCGCGATAGTGCAATACGCGACAAATCAAGATGGGCAGTTTTATGTACCCg AAGATCAGACACGTAAACGTGAACTACGACTGTTAAAAAATCGTGAAGCAGCAAGAGAATGTAGACGCaagaaaaaagaatatataaaatgtcttgAGAACCGAGTTGCAGTGttagaaaatcaaaataaagcaCTCATAGAAGAGCTAAAATCACTAAAAGAACTATATTGCCAACAAAAAACAGAATGA